The following are encoded together in the Bacillota bacterium genome:
- a CDS encoding DNA repair exonuclease, translating to MIRCLHLADLHLGWVPDLPPDKRDIRQKERDSLLKRAIDYALAPDSGINMVVIAGDLFESHAPDASLVEEVLRQLRRLMQARILLVTVPGNHDEITYHDSVYRVRGDSWPGVLVRNPMPDKVCSADIDGTHIVIYSLAYTGGLTRTDRLADLPRAADPGLHMGIFHGSLDWNAGDRSLPMMSSALARAGYDYVALGHIHKHIKANIGKGIAVYPGAIEYKGLSDPGVGHLTIAQFDGGFVTIQTPKIAVRKHIEETIDVSAMRSQNELIEALTHMGDPEALARIILTGAPPFSIDVETLTAAIEDKFFYLEVDDQTDFLTPALIKEYSEEITIRGYFARRLLDRINKAADDRERRLLQLALRKGLAAFQGGGRAR from the coding sequence ATGATTCGCTGTCTCCACCTTGCCGATTTGCATCTTGGCTGGGTTCCGGATTTGCCGCCGGATAAGAGAGATATCCGGCAGAAAGAACGAGACTCCTTACTAAAAAGAGCGATTGATTATGCCCTTGCCCCCGATAGCGGCATCAATATGGTGGTTATCGCGGGGGATCTTTTTGAATCTCATGCGCCGGATGCTTCTTTGGTGGAAGAGGTCCTTAGACAGCTGCGTCGCCTGATGCAGGCACGTATCCTTTTAGTCACTGTGCCAGGCAATCATGATGAGATCACATATCATGATTCGGTATATAGGGTGCGGGGGGATTCGTGGCCCGGCGTCCTGGTGAGAAATCCCATGCCGGACAAGGTTTGCTCTGCAGATATAGATGGAACGCACATTGTCATCTATTCCCTTGCGTATACAGGCGGACTCACACGTACAGATAGACTTGCGGATTTGCCGCGGGCAGCAGATCCCGGCCTTCATATGGGGATATTTCATGGTTCTCTCGACTGGAATGCCGGTGACAGAAGCCTTCCCATGATGTCCAGCGCGCTTGCCAGAGCAGGTTATGACTATGTCGCCCTTGGTCATATTCACAAGCATATCAAAGCGAATATAGGGAAAGGCATAGCCGTCTATCCTGGCGCCATCGAATATAAGGGGCTTTCTGATCCGGGGGTAGGACATCTCACCATCGCCCAATTCGACGGGGGATTTGTCACCATACAAACTCCAAAAATCGCAGTGCGGAAGCATATCGAGGAGACGATAGACGTTTCTGCCATGCGGTCCCAAAATGAACTCATTGAAGCGCTTACCCATATGGGGGACCCTGAGGCCTTGGCCCGGATCATCCTCACAGGCGCGCCTCCTTTCTCCATTGATGTAGAAACCCTTACTGCAGCCATCGAAGACAAGTTCTTCTACCTTGAGGTCGATGATCAGACAGATTTTCTAACCCCTGCCCTCATCAAAGAATACTCGGAGGAGATCACCATTCGGGGTTATTTTGCCAGGAGACTCCTCGATAGGATCAACAAAGCCGCAGATGATCGTGAAAGAAGGCTTCTGCAACTTGCCCTTCGTAAAGGCCTCGCAGCTTTCCAGGGAGGAGGGAGGGCAAGGTGA
- the hydG gene encoding [FeFe] hydrogenase H-cluster radical SAM maturase HydG has translation MTCDFIPHEEIYSLIEDSAEPDIREVQDIVEKAREAKGISPYEVARLLCVENDESLEMLYKAAHEIKEKIYGKRLVLFAPLYFSNFCVNNCLYCGYRHDNEFGRRRLTKDEIVEEVKVLESMGHKRLALECGEDPVNCPMDYIEEVIQTIYETKVGNGSIRRVNVNIAATTVENYRRLKAAKIGTYVLFQETYHRPTYEYMHPSGPKSDYDWHLGAMDRAMEAGIDDVGIGALFGLYDYRFEVLGLVYHAMHLDSKFGVGPHTISVPRLRPALGVTLDRFPYLVADRDFKKIVAILRLAVPYTGMILSTREHPGFRDEVFAVGISQISAGSRTGVGAYKSEIHEECRSDEGDGQAQFSVDDRRSPDEIVASLARSGYIPSYCTACYRRGRTGDRFMEFAKTGRIQNLCQPNAILTFKEYLLDYASCETKRVGEAAIKEHLEMIPSAKVREETIARLQRLENGERDLYF, from the coding sequence ATAACCTGCGACTTCATTCCGCATGAAGAAATCTATAGTTTGATTGAGGATTCAGCTGAGCCAGACATCAGGGAGGTCCAAGATATCGTTGAAAAGGCGCGGGAGGCAAAGGGTATTTCTCCATATGAAGTTGCGAGGCTCTTGTGTGTCGAGAATGACGAATCCCTTGAAATGCTATATAAGGCAGCCCATGAAATAAAGGAAAAGATCTACGGGAAGCGACTCGTGCTATTTGCTCCCCTGTATTTCTCCAATTTCTGCGTCAACAACTGCCTCTATTGCGGCTATAGACATGATAACGAATTCGGCCGGAGGAGACTTACAAAAGATGAGATAGTCGAGGAAGTGAAGGTGCTGGAATCCATGGGACATAAGCGGCTCGCCCTGGAATGTGGCGAAGATCCTGTAAATTGCCCGATGGATTATATAGAAGAGGTTATCCAGACCATCTACGAGACAAAAGTGGGCAATGGCAGTATACGGCGCGTGAACGTGAATATCGCGGCCACTACAGTTGAGAACTATAGGCGCCTTAAGGCCGCGAAGATCGGAACCTATGTACTGTTTCAGGAGACTTATCACCGGCCTACATATGAGTATATGCACCCCTCAGGGCCGAAATCAGATTATGATTGGCATCTCGGCGCTATGGACCGGGCGATGGAAGCAGGCATCGACGATGTGGGCATAGGCGCGCTATTCGGATTGTATGATTATCGATTCGAGGTGCTGGGCCTGGTCTACCATGCCATGCATCTGGACTCCAAGTTTGGAGTTGGACCCCACACCATATCCGTTCCAAGGCTGAGACCCGCTCTCGGCGTGACGCTCGATCGGTTTCCTTACCTTGTCGCTGATAGGGATTTCAAGAAGATAGTGGCCATCTTGCGGCTTGCCGTTCCTTATACCGGAATGATTCTATCGACCCGGGAACACCCGGGATTCCGGGATGAAGTCTTCGCGGTCGGGATCTCGCAAATCAGCGCAGGTTCACGTACAGGGGTAGGAGCATACAAGAGTGAAATCCATGAAGAATGCAGATCCGACGAAGGAGATGGACAAGCGCAATTCTCGGTCGATGACCGCCGCAGCCCCGATGAAATTGTCGCCAGCCTGGCGCGCTCGGGGTACATTCCAAGCTACTGCACAGCGTGCTACAGAAGGGGCCGCACTGGCGACAGATTCATGGAATTCGCCAAGACAGGAAGAATTCAAAATCTATGCCAGCCAAACGCTATCCTCACATTCAAAGAATATCTGCTGGATTATGCATCCTGTGAGACAAAGAGGGTAGGGGAGGCTGCCATAAAGGAACACCTTGAAATGATACCGTCGGCAAAAGTGCGGGAAGAGACGATCGCTAGGTTGCAGAGATTGGAGAATGGTGAACGGGATCTCTATTTCTAG
- a CDS encoding CoA-binding protein — protein sequence MADLTSLFRPRSVAVIGASRSPGKVGNSILRNILKSGYKGQIYPINPKETEIEGLKCYPSVSEVKAELAVIVIPAGGVLSVAEECGKQGIHNLIVITAGFKEVGKEGAELEKKLVDICKQYSINLVGPNCLGIMDTHSPLDASFAPKFALPGQIAFISQSGALGAAILDWSVGRGLGFSKFISLGNKAGLDEADFIEGLADDPDTKVILCYLESINRGQHFMDVAQKVCMKKPVIVYKSGVSAAGAKAASSHTGSLAGNDRSYEAAFKQCGVLRVKKLEELFSLATALTTQPLPKGNTVAVVTNAGGAGIITTDNIEASSLKMAQPAESTVEELKKVLPAAANFHNPFDVLGDARADRYEYALERVLDDPNVNNVIVLLTPQAVTEPDPTADAIIRCWKKNPKKPLVTSFIGGEAVENGRRKFEEAGIPTYSFPEAAVDVLDGLSRYAAWRERAEKLTAEELTLTPRPNRDKVTKIIAAVRADGRNTLLGSEAAQVAEAYGIPAAPSILAKNGDEAVAAAKSMGFPVVMKLAAPKITHKTDLGGVALNIKTEEDVRNTFDRILRNLRDKMPDAVAYGVEVQKMMPAGRELIIGMSRDPQFGPMIMFGLGGIYVNLMQDVSFRMAYKLTKSEIEDMLQETKAYKLLKGYRGEAPADIPALIDAIARIAQLTIDFSDIAELDINPVFAYEKGLSALDVKIILTKE from the coding sequence ATGGCTGATCTTACATCGTTATTCCGTCCGCGTTCCGTCGCTGTAATTGGCGCATCTAGGTCCCCGGGAAAGGTAGGAAATTCGATACTCAGAAACATCCTCAAAAGCGGATACAAGGGTCAAATCTACCCAATAAATCCTAAGGAAACCGAAATCGAGGGACTGAAATGTTACCCAAGTGTATCCGAGGTCAAGGCAGAGCTAGCAGTTATCGTGATCCCCGCCGGGGGAGTCCTGTCAGTTGCAGAGGAATGCGGCAAGCAGGGAATTCACAATCTGATCGTGATTACCGCGGGTTTCAAAGAGGTAGGTAAGGAAGGCGCAGAGTTAGAAAAGAAGCTCGTCGACATTTGCAAGCAGTATTCCATCAACCTCGTCGGCCCCAATTGCCTCGGAATCATGGATACCCATTCACCATTGGATGCTAGCTTTGCCCCCAAATTCGCTCTTCCTGGCCAAATCGCATTCATATCCCAGAGCGGCGCTCTTGGCGCAGCTATCCTTGACTGGAGCGTAGGCCGCGGCCTGGGCTTCAGCAAATTCATAAGCCTCGGCAACAAGGCAGGCCTCGATGAGGCCGATTTCATTGAAGGCCTTGCAGATGACCCGGATACCAAGGTCATCCTTTGCTATCTAGAGAGCATCAACAGGGGACAGCATTTCATGGATGTGGCCCAGAAGGTGTGTATGAAGAAGCCGGTCATTGTATACAAGTCCGGTGTCAGCGCTGCAGGCGCGAAGGCTGCGTCATCACACACTGGTTCTCTGGCGGGCAACGACCGAAGCTATGAAGCGGCATTCAAGCAGTGCGGCGTTCTGAGGGTCAAGAAGCTCGAAGAGCTATTCTCTCTGGCGACTGCGCTCACCACTCAGCCCCTTCCGAAGGGCAATACGGTTGCAGTGGTCACAAATGCAGGTGGCGCGGGCATCATAACCACTGATAATATCGAAGCATCGAGTCTCAAAATGGCACAGCCTGCAGAGTCTACAGTCGAGGAACTCAAAAAAGTACTTCCTGCCGCAGCCAATTTCCATAACCCATTTGATGTACTGGGCGATGCCAGGGCTGACCGGTATGAATATGCTCTTGAGCGGGTGCTAGATGACCCGAACGTGAACAATGTCATCGTGCTTCTTACTCCCCAGGCGGTCACTGAGCCTGATCCTACCGCAGATGCCATCATAAGATGCTGGAAGAAGAACCCCAAGAAGCCTCTTGTCACATCGTTTATAGGCGGCGAGGCCGTGGAGAATGGCCGCAGGAAGTTTGAGGAGGCCGGGATTCCAACATATAGCTTCCCTGAGGCTGCAGTTGATGTGCTTGATGGGCTTTCACGCTATGCTGCATGGAGAGAGCGTGCCGAGAAGCTTACGGCAGAGGAATTGACTCTCACTCCGCGGCCAAACCGCGACAAAGTGACAAAGATCATAGCAGCAGTGCGTGCGGATGGGCGCAACACTCTGTTGGGAAGCGAGGCAGCACAGGTAGCTGAAGCATATGGCATTCCTGCTGCCCCATCTATTTTGGCAAAAAATGGAGATGAAGCCGTGGCTGCCGCTAAAAGTATGGGATTCCCTGTGGTGATGAAGCTGGCCGCGCCCAAGATCACACATAAGACAGATCTGGGGGGAGTCGCGCTAAACATAAAGACTGAAGAAGATGTGAGGAACACCTTTGACAGGATATTGCGCAATCTTCGCGACAAAATGCCTGATGCAGTGGCATATGGAGTCGAGGTCCAGAAAATGATGCCGGCTGGGCGTGAGTTGATCATAGGAATGTCCAGAGACCCTCAGTTTGGCCCGATGATCATGTTCGGCCTTGGCGGGATTTATGTAAACTTGATGCAAGACGTTTCCTTTAGAATGGCGTACAAGCTCACAAAATCGGAGATCGAGGATATGCTCCAGGAGACAAAGGCATACAAGCTTTTGAAGGGCTACAGAGGCGAAGCTCCTGCTGATATCCCGGCGTTAATCGATGCGATAGCGCGCATCGCCCAACTTACCATCGATTTTTCAGATATAGCTGAGCTTGACATCAACCCTGTATTTGCGTATGAGAAAGGACTTTCAGCCCTTGACGTAAAGATCATCTTGACGAAAGAATAA
- the lexA gene encoding transcriptional repressor LexA translates to MGRRPSRDISPKQSKILGFIQARIAQNGYPPSLREIAQACGLRSASTVHGHLLRLERKGYIRRDPTKSRAIEIIQASPDSPGLLNARDDDIIDVAVTAPVVGKIAAGYPLLAVENIDEVLPIPKEFAADGPVFALRVQGDSMIGAGILNGDYVIVRQQNFAQNGDIVVALLGDEATVKRIYIENDFVRLQPENPNIAPIIARDVTVLGKVIGLLRKIR, encoded by the coding sequence ATGGGCAGACGACCGTCCAGGGATATATCCCCCAAGCAGAGCAAGATTTTGGGTTTCATTCAGGCCCGGATAGCTCAGAATGGCTATCCTCCGTCGCTCAGGGAGATTGCGCAGGCATGTGGCCTAAGGTCAGCATCAACCGTCCATGGCCATCTTTTAAGACTAGAGCGGAAAGGATATATAAGACGTGATCCAACAAAATCTAGAGCTATCGAGATAATCCAGGCAAGCCCTGATTCGCCCGGACTCCTGAATGCGCGAGATGATGACATCATTGACGTTGCAGTGACTGCGCCGGTTGTCGGCAAGATAGCTGCTGGGTATCCGCTTCTTGCGGTAGAAAATATCGATGAAGTTTTGCCGATTCCAAAGGAATTTGCAGCAGATGGGCCCGTATTTGCGCTCAGAGTGCAGGGAGATAGCATGATAGGCGCAGGAATATTAAACGGCGATTATGTTATAGTGAGGCAACAAAATTTCGCCCAGAATGGTGATATTGTTGTGGCACTCTTAGGCGATGAGGCTACCGTGAAACGCATCTATATCGAGAATGATTTCGTCAGGTTGCAGCCCGAAAATCCCAATATTGCCCCCATTATAGCTCGTGATGTCACAGTATTGGGCAAGGTGATCGGACTTTTGCGCAAGATTCGCTAG
- a CDS encoding TIGR04086 family membrane protein: protein MATRRTGEIDVPFSLWRYAVLGLIFSLIVILLLTIATAIVGAAIELPGHSERSIALGLQYAAILIGAALAGKKAKQKGIAVGCLVGAFFSLIQLAAAYSGGTVTLFSADSLLRIAGSLFCGAVGGIIGVNF from the coding sequence GTGGCTACTCGGAGAACCGGGGAGATTGACGTGCCGTTTTCCTTGTGGAGATATGCCGTATTGGGACTGATCTTTTCGTTGATCGTAATCCTGTTGTTGACGATAGCTACAGCCATTGTGGGCGCCGCCATTGAACTGCCGGGTCATTCTGAGCGAAGTATCGCCTTGGGTTTACAGTATGCGGCAATATTGATAGGGGCGGCTCTGGCGGGGAAAAAGGCGAAGCAGAAGGGTATAGCCGTCGGGTGCCTGGTTGGGGCTTTTTTCTCTCTTATACAACTGGCCGCCGCATACAGTGGCGGCACGGTCACCCTATTCTCAGCGGATTCGCTCTTAAGAATTGCTGGCTCTCTATTCTGCGGCGCGGTGGGTGGAATAATTGGTGTGAATTTTTAA
- the hydE gene encoding [FeFe] hydrogenase H-cluster radical SAM maturase HydE → MYAAGQTTPGAGEEDVLALINAGPEQQNMLFARADRVRREFMGDEVHLRGIIEFSNYCARNCLYCGLRRDNLKLRRYRMTVDEVVASAAKAASAGYKTIVLQSGDDLYYRASDIARIVEKIKSRADVAVTLSIGERSKKEYSVMRAAGADRFLLKHETADPVLYRDLHPGMSLEDRLECLSYLRELGFQVGSGNIVGLPGQTFATLAKDILLLRELDVEMAGIGPFIPHPDTPLGSYPPGDVMLTLRVLAIARLMLPLVHLPATTALATLHPEGRRMGLCCGANVIMPNVTPLEYRRLYEIYPKSKSLHDPEDGGIAEIRTMLDSMGRYVSGTKGDSPKFRDQKCPGTCASFSATEDYERSAGIYKSKKESDLE, encoded by the coding sequence TTGTATGCCGCGGGCCAGACCACTCCTGGTGCTGGCGAGGAGGATGTACTCGCACTTATCAACGCAGGTCCAGAACAGCAAAATATGTTATTCGCGCGGGCAGACAGAGTTCGCAGGGAATTCATGGGAGATGAGGTCCATCTTCGTGGTATCATTGAATTCTCCAATTATTGCGCGCGAAACTGCCTCTATTGTGGCTTGAGGCGTGACAACCTCAAGCTCAGGCGCTACCGTATGACCGTTGATGAGGTGGTGGCTTCGGCCGCGAAAGCCGCAAGCGCGGGCTACAAGACCATCGTGCTCCAGTCCGGCGATGACTTGTACTATCGAGCCAGCGACATTGCCAGAATCGTGGAGAAAATCAAGAGCCGGGCTGATGTGGCGGTTACCCTCTCCATCGGTGAAAGATCCAAAAAAGAATATTCGGTCATGAGGGCTGCTGGGGCTGATAGGTTTCTTCTCAAACATGAGACTGCCGATCCGGTCCTTTACAGGGACCTCCACCCGGGCATGTCTCTCGAAGACCGCCTGGAATGCTTGTCTTACCTTCGCGAACTCGGCTTTCAAGTCGGTTCAGGGAATATAGTGGGACTTCCCGGTCAAACCTTTGCAACTCTGGCAAAGGATATCCTGCTGCTCAGGGAACTAGATGTGGAGATGGCCGGGATTGGGCCTTTCATCCCTCATCCGGATACTCCTCTTGGCTCATATCCTCCGGGCGATGTAATGCTGACGCTCAGGGTTCTGGCGATAGCCAGGCTCATGCTGCCCCTCGTTCACCTTCCCGCCACCACTGCTCTTGCGACGCTCCATCCTGAAGGAAGGCGTATGGGCCTCTGCTGCGGCGCAAATGTCATCATGCCGAATGTAACACCTCTCGAGTATCGCCGCTTGTATGAGATTTACCCCAAAAGCAAATCCCTGCATGATCCAGAGGATGGAGGGATAGCCGAGATCCGTACCATGCTTGACTCAATGGGGAGATATGTGTCGGGAACGAAAGGAGATAGTCCGAAATTCCGTGACCAGAAATGTCCAGGGACATGTGCGTCATTTTCTGCTACTGAGGATTATGAGCGCAGCGCCGGCATTTACAAGAGCAAGAAGGAGAGTGATCTAGAGTGA
- the hydF gene encoding [FeFe] hydrogenase H-cluster maturation GTPase HydF produces the protein MQATPRSNRLHIAILGRRNAGKSSLINALTNQEIALVSDVPGTTTDPVYKAMEILPVGPVVIIDTAGIDDTGELGELRVQRTRRVLEKADIAIVVVDATLGPGKYERSMVAEIQRRGLPVVGVANKMDLACSAPLTLWEEELGVQLTPVSARTRQGIDVLKERIIGVAPKDWEGPAIIGDLIVPGDTVILVVPVDLEAPKGRLILPQVQTLRDLLDHDAHALVVKEDAVATAIGQLKIRPALVVTDSQAFETVSRQVPLDVNLTSFSILFARYKGDLSTLVEGARHVASLRPGARVLIAEACTHHPIGDDIGRVKIPRWLEARVGGKLDFTWAAGMDFPGNLSDFDLVVHCGGCMINRKEMLYRLAQARAAGVPIVNYGVLIAYLHGILERALMPFNKAGILVQAGAGRG, from the coding sequence ATGCAGGCGACTCCCCGCAGCAATAGGCTGCACATTGCTATCCTGGGCCGGCGCAACGCTGGCAAGTCAAGTCTGATAAACGCCCTCACAAATCAGGAGATCGCTCTTGTTTCGGATGTTCCAGGCACTACCACGGACCCGGTTTATAAGGCCATGGAGATCCTGCCTGTGGGGCCTGTGGTGATCATTGACACCGCAGGAATAGATGATACTGGGGAGTTAGGTGAGCTCCGCGTGCAAAGGACCAGGCGAGTCTTGGAGAAAGCCGACATCGCCATTGTGGTGGTGGACGCCACACTAGGTCCTGGGAAATATGAGCGCTCCATGGTGGCTGAAATACAGCGGAGAGGATTACCTGTGGTAGGTGTGGCCAATAAAATGGATCTTGCTTGTTCCGCGCCCCTTACCCTATGGGAAGAGGAACTTGGCGTCCAGCTCACCCCGGTGAGCGCTAGGACCAGGCAAGGGATAGATGTACTCAAGGAACGCATCATAGGGGTGGCCCCAAAGGATTGGGAGGGGCCGGCCATAATAGGCGATCTCATCGTCCCTGGGGATACGGTGATCCTTGTGGTTCCTGTAGACCTCGAAGCTCCGAAAGGAAGGCTCATATTGCCACAGGTGCAAACGTTGAGAGATCTTCTCGATCATGATGCTCATGCGTTGGTTGTAAAAGAAGATGCAGTTGCAACGGCGATCGGGCAGCTCAAAATCCGCCCGGCCCTGGTAGTCACAGACTCTCAGGCCTTTGAGACTGTATCGAGGCAGGTGCCACTGGATGTGAATCTCACCTCCTTCTCGATCCTCTTTGCGCGGTATAAGGGGGACCTATCGACACTTGTGGAAGGGGCGAGGCATGTGGCAAGTCTCAGGCCGGGCGCAAGGGTTCTCATAGCGGAAGCCTGCACCCACCATCCAATCGGAGATGATATCGGGAGGGTAAAGATCCCAAGATGGCTGGAAGCCAGGGTAGGCGGGAAACTTGATTTCACCTGGGCTGCAGGGATGGATTTCCCGGGGAATCTTTCGGATTTCGATCTCGTCGTGCACTGCGGCGGCTGCATGATCAACAGGAAGGAAATGCTGTATAGACTCGCCCAGGCAAGGGCGGCTGGAGTGCCAATAGTAAATTATGGCGTGCTCATAGCATATCTTCATGGCATCCTCGAAAGGGCTCTCATGCCATTCAACAAAGCTGGCATCCTGGTTCAGGCGGGCGCAGGGCGCGGGTAA
- a CDS encoding SMC family ATPase, with protein MKDICFNRLILRGFGPYRDGVEIELSDGINTYVAKNETGKSSIVMGLLATIFGLPGKTDPAEFGQARFKNWDNPSRFEGELYFSADGVQYRIARDFQTHRISLARYDNGGFASLVSGEHNPGAKKPNLTYEKWLHELFGLTSRELFESTFCITQPLPVDRRLDNSIQSLLSGAGADFMRALGVLVEELKNMTRNTGDRGITPSNQRKDRDLEKLDSEIAMLKSQIEECRARVDSLEALKEKQAKVTSELEKTRIALAAKRSILGAWSDWRRLSGEYRQLLGEQVRISNAVDSAKDLIEKIKNECNEIQRLYPELDITPDDMSFGANDLASLKGKLNSWSARLSTLERDLENKKANAERRLREIDEQISIFEKGQADFHKRYAGISSLAPGASDTISKKLKAIREERMLNGRLQECQQKLKVSFGARLGAGLALAALTGILIWLVWGRFAGFTGRLASLATGIIFGLLGYYIGSYHGSLFLPEHKKIKAELETLVKRLSDLRHEMSTLDQALGDFASNDEAGLGALYEKAKQRDEDAAALGERKACLPGKDERMRAQKDYESILGEIEQARQRREESRRYSEHMHGMLASLETLFQQYAVTSLESLAEKRIDIENRAGESLSRLKDLMEQNPGLPGVNEIGDVEILETRYRSLVRDVRDLEGKVESLMDESHELEGKLARLDGRNMGVLNIAQAELELSYLQKKRDEAGLVADALTEACKELKAAITDYQETHRSRLEKAATRYFKEITGVDGRAVVIDDEFKIHVEDDGRPCDIAQLSKGAQDQLYIALRLAIADLLASDIKLPLIFDDPFVSCDSGRLSNLAKTLDRVGKDRQILALSHNEDLLTWGVPAKVSRK; from the coding sequence GTGAAGGACATTTGTTTCAATAGGCTCATCCTTCGCGGATTCGGCCCCTATAGGGATGGGGTTGAAATCGAGCTATCTGATGGGATCAATACCTATGTCGCGAAAAATGAAACTGGAAAATCGTCGATCGTTATGGGGCTATTGGCGACTATATTCGGTCTTCCAGGCAAAACAGATCCCGCCGAATTTGGCCAGGCCCGATTCAAGAACTGGGATAATCCCTCGAGATTTGAAGGAGAGTTATATTTTTCAGCGGATGGTGTCCAATATCGAATCGCGCGAGATTTCCAAACGCACAGGATCTCCCTGGCTAGATATGATAACGGGGGGTTTGCCAGCCTGGTAAGCGGAGAGCATAATCCTGGAGCCAAAAAGCCTAACTTGACATATGAGAAATGGCTGCATGAGCTATTTGGGCTGACCTCCCGGGAGTTGTTTGAGTCCACCTTTTGTATAACCCAACCTTTGCCTGTCGATAGGAGACTCGACAATTCCATTCAAAGTCTCCTTTCGGGGGCCGGGGCGGATTTTATGCGGGCCCTTGGAGTTCTTGTGGAAGAGTTAAAGAACATGACGAGGAATACGGGAGATAGAGGGATCACCCCTTCTAACCAGAGAAAAGATCGAGACCTCGAAAAACTTGATTCAGAGATAGCCATGCTGAAATCCCAAATAGAGGAGTGTCGGGCTAGAGTGGATTCGCTGGAGGCATTGAAAGAGAAACAAGCCAAAGTCACGAGTGAGCTGGAGAAGACACGTATCGCCTTAGCTGCTAAGCGCTCCATACTCGGTGCATGGTCAGATTGGAGAAGGTTGAGCGGCGAATACCGGCAGCTCCTGGGAGAGCAGGTCCGAATCAGCAATGCGGTGGATAGCGCCAAGGATCTAATTGAAAAGATAAAGAATGAGTGTAATGAAATACAAAGACTCTACCCGGAGCTTGACATCACCCCTGATGATATGAGCTTCGGGGCAAACGATCTTGCTTCCCTCAAGGGAAAGCTCAACTCATGGTCTGCGAGACTATCGACCTTAGAGAGGGATCTAGAAAATAAAAAGGCCAATGCCGAGCGCCGACTGCGCGAGATCGACGAGCAGATAAGCATTTTCGAAAAGGGCCAGGCGGATTTCCACAAGCGTTACGCCGGGATCTCCTCCCTCGCGCCGGGCGCGTCAGACACCATTTCCAAAAAACTGAAAGCTATTCGTGAGGAGCGGATGTTAAACGGCAGATTGCAAGAGTGCCAGCAGAAACTCAAAGTCTCCTTCGGTGCGCGACTTGGTGCCGGCCTAGCGCTAGCGGCCTTGACCGGCATACTTATATGGTTGGTATGGGGCCGTTTTGCGGGATTTACAGGTAGATTGGCTTCGTTGGCTACCGGAATCATCTTTGGACTTCTCGGCTACTATATAGGCTCTTATCACGGATCTCTCTTCCTCCCTGAACACAAGAAAATAAAGGCCGAGCTTGAGACGCTTGTCAAGCGGCTTTCTGATCTACGCCATGAGATGTCGACTCTTGATCAGGCGCTCGGAGACTTCGCTTCAAATGATGAAGCTGGGCTAGGGGCCCTATATGAAAAGGCAAAACAGCGGGATGAGGATGCCGCTGCCCTAGGCGAAAGGAAGGCGTGCCTGCCTGGCAAAGATGAGAGGATGAGGGCGCAGAAAGACTATGAATCCATCTTAGGAGAAATCGAACAGGCGAGGCAGAGGAGAGAGGAGAGTCGTAGGTACAGTGAACACATGCATGGAATGCTCGCTTCCCTTGAGACGCTGTTTCAGCAATATGCAGTGACTTCTCTCGAAAGTCTCGCGGAGAAAAGGATAGATATAGAGAATAGGGCAGGGGAGTCCCTATCGCGCCTGAAAGATTTGATGGAGCAGAACCCCGGTCTTCCGGGAGTGAATGAGATAGGGGATGTGGAGATCCTGGAGACTCGTTATAGATCGCTCGTTAGGGATGTGCGGGATCTCGAGGGGAAGGTGGAATCCTTGATGGATGAAAGTCACGAATTAGAGGGGAAACTAGCTAGGCTGGATGGCCGGAATATGGGCGTTTTGAATATCGCCCAGGCGGAGCTAGAGCTGTCGTATCTTCAGAAGAAACGCGATGAGGCAGGTCTGGTTGCCGATGCACTGACAGAGGCATGTAAAGAACTGAAAGCTGCCATAACCGATTACCAGGAGACGCACCGTAGCCGGCTCGAGAAGGCTGCCACAAGATATTTCAAAGAGATAACAGGGGTCGATGGCCGCGCCGTTGTGATAGATGACGAATTCAAGATCCATGTAGAGGATGATGGGAGACCATGTGATATAGCGCAACTGAGCAAAGGGGCGCAAGATCAGCTATATATAGCGCTCCGGCTTGCGATCGCCGATCTTCTTGCTTCAGACATCAAATTGCCCTTGATCTTCGATGATCCATTTGTGAGCTGCGATAGCGGGAGGCTGTCTAATCTTGCCAAGACTTTGGATAGGGTAGGGAAGGATCGCCAAATCCTTGCGCTCTCTCACAATGAAGACCTTTTGACATGGGGCGTTCCAGCGAAGGTCTCGAGAAAATAG